One segment of Pristis pectinata isolate sPriPec2 chromosome 3, sPriPec2.1.pri, whole genome shotgun sequence DNA contains the following:
- the zgc:66455 gene encoding uncharacterized protein zgc:66455 isoform X3, whose translation MKKLQQKAKSLLWKCWSRKLEYLLQTYKGLEFLNDQTEKPRHDGEITLKTSDAPKVYPGDYLFQVSVGVKFVGANFKESEGIERRVARSIKRLVREKLSTFSSFKELFLLTIKRINAPGLLFVYWLYFSPGGEDIYIPLESRINQLLFKSVSNLRHGKAVTFSVSVEDVDECISGLSMCDLEANCLNAFGYYSCQCTKGFEDPSSTASSTGCVKNVKPETERFSSPITSALKNCHMTIEGDSSKCLSPAYPCVYDEYLCNWTATQISVTTNIEADGKPHTGQPINLLSGEATEPISQDYERRWSGTNLQEFAQPTTERGSIWKSTKESNYFLVSNHGVQVSAKHHTSDFENVHLCNYLCTQPSRRNSKGLPSTLFEFSSVLTPSVFHAGFPGSAPSEGMMYRGNSVEFNRLEGILTDLLESFDSTERWMAMESKLVVSDDWASTSWNVVENLECEHLGHKRTLPLKTLQTFTNMQSKTEHHELWEPTSLLATANSGMRESEMVYSVSLDRMVSSLLTASFHTHIWTKAKSQDLYVYKGGLQTSIYQTYERTVQLIAPTHVYTSLKINSSTVTGNESWNYELEWLKTQIVSSGTFIEPVWQDTEATEKETDRTSFLNVQYANNPSISQTLSWMTLVPKLQDKDTENIGHLLEVSARVELSNVVYKNFQRLEKQVLQSVQNLIMNNLVSFYLPLKKILPTGAKRVNTSGFNFAYELYFGPNGENIQHSLQMHMNSLSNELVANMRNGQVHLVSISVRDVDECKSKTAACGKEANCLNTIGSYFCQCKYGFDNYSVGQKPKCIELDSGFWSSFGLKEILIASAICAFLLVSLALALCFVMFKRSRKNYLRTCDTYPAGVSGRNLSSEELESEESLFIVRHRSANYISFRKFQPIPEEVNGQETDSEEMINLPARKTWPVVKLLPS comes from the exons ATGAAGAAACTACAACAGAAAGCAAAATCTCTCCTGTGGAA gtgTTGGAGCAGGAAATTAGAATATTTGCTACAAACCTACAAGGGACTT gAATTTTTGAATGATCAAACTGAAAAACCAAGGCATG aTGGAGAGATCACTCTCAAAACATCTGATGCACCAAAAGTGTATCCTGGAG ACTATTTGTTTCAAGTATCTGTTGGAGTGAAGTTTGTTGGTGCAAATTTCAAAGAATCTGAAGGGATAGAGAGAAGAGTTGCAAGATCTATAAAAAGACTG GTTAGAGAAAAGCTTTCAACATTTTCATCATTTAAAGAGTTATTCCTTCTAACTATTAAGAG GATCAATGCCCCAGGCCTGCTCTTTGTCTATTGGTTATATTTCAGTCCTGGGGGAGAAGATATCTACATTCCCCTTGAGAGTAGGATAAACCAACTATTGTTCAAGTCTGTATCTAATTTGCGACATGGAAAAGCTGTAACATTTTCAGTATCTGTTGAAG ATGTGGATGAATGCATCTCTGGGCTTTCCATGTGTGATCTTGAAGCCAACTGTTTGAATGCTTTCGGTTATTATTCTTGTCAATGCACCAAGGGATTTGAAGacccatcttcaactgcttctaGCACCGGCTGTGTCAAGAATGTGAAACCAG AAACGGAAAGATTTTCATCTCCAATCACTTCTGCATTGAAGAACTGTCATATGACCATAGAGGGAGACTCCAGCAAATGTCTTTCTCCAGCTTACCCTTGTGTTTATGATGAGTACCTTTGCAACTGGACTGCCACA CAGATTTCTGTTACAACAAACATTGAAGCTGATGGAAAACCACACACAGGCCAACCTATAAATTTGCTCAGTGGTGAAGCTACAGAACCAATATCTCAGGATTATGAGAGAAGATGGAGTGGTACTAATTTGCAGGAATTTGCCCAACCAACAACTGAAAGAGGCAGCATTTGGAAATCCACTAAGGAAAGCAACTACTTTCTAGTTTCCAACCATGGAGTACAAGTATCTGCTAAACACCATACATCAGACTTTGAAAATGTCCATCTGTGCAATTATCTTTGCACACAGCCATCCAGAAGGAACTCCAAAGGACTTCCTTCTACTCTGTTTGAATTCTCCAGTGTATTGACACCATCAGTTTTCCATGCAGGTTTTCCTGGAAGTGCACCTTCAGAGggaatgatgtacagagggaattcTGTAGAGTTTAACAGATTGGAAGGAATTTTAACAGATCTCCTAGAATCATTTGACTCTACTGAAAGGTGGATGGCAATGGAGAGTAAGCTTGTTGTGTCTGATGATTGGGCTTCAACTAGCTGGAATGTAGTTGAAAATCTTGAATGTGAACATTTGGGGCATAAAAGGACATTGCCATTAAAAACCTTGCAGACATTTACCAACATGCAAAGCAAAACTGAACACCATGAGTTGTGGGAGCCTACGAGCTTACTGGCAACTGCCAATTCTGGAATGAGAGAATCTGAAATGGTCTACTCAGTTAGTCTTGATAGAATGGTATCATCTTTATTAACTGCCTCATTCCACACCCATATATGGACGAAAGCTAAATCCCAGGATTTGTATGTATACAAGGGTGGTTTACAGACTTCTATTTATCAAACCTATGAAAGAACTGTACAACTAATTGCACCAACCCATGTATACACATCACTGAAAATAAACTCCAGCACGGTGACTGGAAATGAGTCCTGGAATTATGAATTGGAATGGTTAAAAACGCAGATCGTCAGTAGCGGGACCTTTATTGAGCCAGTGTGGCAGGATACTGAAGCTACAGAAAAGGAGACTGACAGGACCAGTTTTCTTAATGTTCAATATGCAAATAATCCATCTATTTCACAGACTCTCTCGTGGATGACATTGGTACCAAAACTTCAAGACAAAGATACAG AAAATATAGGTCATTTATTGGAAGTCTCTGCCAGAGTGGAATTGTCAAATGTGGTTTACAAGAATTTTCAACGCTTGGAAAAACAGGTCCTGCAATCTGTTCAGAATCTG ATCATGAACAATCTGGTATCATTTTACCTGCCTCTTAAGAAAATTCTTCCTACAGGTGCCAAAAG GGTCAATACTTCAGGATTCAATTTTGCCTATGAGCTGTATTTTGGTCCAAATGGAGAGAACATCCAACACTCTCTACAGATGCACATGAATAGCTTGTCAAACGAGTTGGTGGCTAACATGAGGAATGGACAAGTCCACTTGGTGTCAATATCAGTGAGAG aTGTTGATGAGTGCAAATCTAAGACTGCAGCATGTGGCAAGGAAGCTAACTGTCTAAATACCATTGGTTCATATTTCTGCCAGTGTAAATACGGATTTGATAACTATTCAGTGGGACAAAAGCCCAAGTGCATTGAATTAG ATTCTGGCTTTTGGTCCTCATTTGGCTTGAAGGAAATCTTAATTGCTTCTGCTATATGTGCATTCCTACTTGTGTCATTGGCACTAGCTCTCTGTTTTGTGATGTTTAAAAGATCACGCAAAAACTATCTCAGAACTTGTGACACATATCCAGCTGGTGTATCTggaagaaatttgtcttcagAAGAATTGGAAAGCGAGGAATCGTTATTTATCGTGCGACACAGAAGTGCCAATTATATATCATTCAGAAAATTTCAGCCAATACCTGAAGAAGTGAATGGTCAAGAAACTGATTCAGAAGAGATGATCAACTTGCCTGCAAGAAAAACCTGGCCCGTTGTGAAGCTGCTTCCTTCATGA
- the zgc:66455 gene encoding uncharacterized protein zgc:66455 isoform X2: MDNLVLSTFSLCVICVVFHQYVANPLWANEETTTESKISPVEEFLNDQTEKPRHDGEITLKTSDAPKVYPGDYLFQVSVGVKFVGANFKESEGIERRVARSIKRLVREKLSTFSSFKELFLLTIKRINAPGLLFVYWLYFSPGGEDIYIPLESRINQLLFKSVSNLRHGKAVTFSVSVEDVDECISGLSMCDLEANCLNAFGYYSCQCTKGFEDPSSTASSTGCVKNVKPETERFSSPITSALKNCHMTIEGDSSKCLSPAYPCVYDEYLCNWTATISVTTNIEADGKPHTGQPINLLSGEATEPISQDYERRWSGTNLQEFAQPTTERGSIWKSTKESNYFLVSNHGVQVSAKHHTSDFENVHLCNYLCTQPSRRNSKGLPSTLFEFSSVLTPSVFHAGFPGSAPSEGMMYRGNSVEFNRLEGILTDLLESFDSTERWMAMESKLVVSDDWASTSWNVVENLECEHLGHKRTLPLKTLQTFTNMQSKTEHHELWEPTSLLATANSGMRESEMVYSVSLDRMVSSLLTASFHTHIWTKAKSQDLYVYKGGLQTSIYQTYERTVQLIAPTHVYTSLKINSSTVTGNESWNYELEWLKTQIVSSGTFIEPVWQDTEATEKETDRTSFLNVQYANNPSISQTLSWMTLVPKLQDKDTENIGHLLEVSARVELSNVVYKNFQRLEKQVLQSVQNLIMNNLVSFYLPLKKILPTGAKRVNTSGFNFAYELYFGPNGENIQHSLQMHMNSLSNELVANMRNGQVHLVSISVRDVDECKSKTAACGKEANCLNTIGSYFCQCKYGFDNYSVGQKPKCIELDSGFWSSFGLKEILIASAICAFLLVSLALALCFVMFKRSRKNYLRTCDTYPAGVSGRNLSSEELESEESLFIVRHRSANYISFRKFQPIPEEVNGQETDSEEMINLPARKTWPVVKLLPS, translated from the exons ATGGACAATTTGGTTCTTTCTACTTTTAGTCTGTGTGTGATTTGTGTAGTTTTTCACCAGTATGTGGCTAATCCTCTTTGGGCAAATGAAGAAACTACAACAGAAAGCAAAATCTCTCCTGTGGAA gAATTTTTGAATGATCAAACTGAAAAACCAAGGCATG aTGGAGAGATCACTCTCAAAACATCTGATGCACCAAAAGTGTATCCTGGAG ACTATTTGTTTCAAGTATCTGTTGGAGTGAAGTTTGTTGGTGCAAATTTCAAAGAATCTGAAGGGATAGAGAGAAGAGTTGCAAGATCTATAAAAAGACTG GTTAGAGAAAAGCTTTCAACATTTTCATCATTTAAAGAGTTATTCCTTCTAACTATTAAGAG GATCAATGCCCCAGGCCTGCTCTTTGTCTATTGGTTATATTTCAGTCCTGGGGGAGAAGATATCTACATTCCCCTTGAGAGTAGGATAAACCAACTATTGTTCAAGTCTGTATCTAATTTGCGACATGGAAAAGCTGTAACATTTTCAGTATCTGTTGAAG ATGTGGATGAATGCATCTCTGGGCTTTCCATGTGTGATCTTGAAGCCAACTGTTTGAATGCTTTCGGTTATTATTCTTGTCAATGCACCAAGGGATTTGAAGacccatcttcaactgcttctaGCACCGGCTGTGTCAAGAATGTGAAACCAG AAACGGAAAGATTTTCATCTCCAATCACTTCTGCATTGAAGAACTGTCATATGACCATAGAGGGAGACTCCAGCAAATGTCTTTCTCCAGCTTACCCTTGTGTTTATGATGAGTACCTTTGCAACTGGACTGCCACA ATTTCTGTTACAACAAACATTGAAGCTGATGGAAAACCACACACAGGCCAACCTATAAATTTGCTCAGTGGTGAAGCTACAGAACCAATATCTCAGGATTATGAGAGAAGATGGAGTGGTACTAATTTGCAGGAATTTGCCCAACCAACAACTGAAAGAGGCAGCATTTGGAAATCCACTAAGGAAAGCAACTACTTTCTAGTTTCCAACCATGGAGTACAAGTATCTGCTAAACACCATACATCAGACTTTGAAAATGTCCATCTGTGCAATTATCTTTGCACACAGCCATCCAGAAGGAACTCCAAAGGACTTCCTTCTACTCTGTTTGAATTCTCCAGTGTATTGACACCATCAGTTTTCCATGCAGGTTTTCCTGGAAGTGCACCTTCAGAGggaatgatgtacagagggaattcTGTAGAGTTTAACAGATTGGAAGGAATTTTAACAGATCTCCTAGAATCATTTGACTCTACTGAAAGGTGGATGGCAATGGAGAGTAAGCTTGTTGTGTCTGATGATTGGGCTTCAACTAGCTGGAATGTAGTTGAAAATCTTGAATGTGAACATTTGGGGCATAAAAGGACATTGCCATTAAAAACCTTGCAGACATTTACCAACATGCAAAGCAAAACTGAACACCATGAGTTGTGGGAGCCTACGAGCTTACTGGCAACTGCCAATTCTGGAATGAGAGAATCTGAAATGGTCTACTCAGTTAGTCTTGATAGAATGGTATCATCTTTATTAACTGCCTCATTCCACACCCATATATGGACGAAAGCTAAATCCCAGGATTTGTATGTATACAAGGGTGGTTTACAGACTTCTATTTATCAAACCTATGAAAGAACTGTACAACTAATTGCACCAACCCATGTATACACATCACTGAAAATAAACTCCAGCACGGTGACTGGAAATGAGTCCTGGAATTATGAATTGGAATGGTTAAAAACGCAGATCGTCAGTAGCGGGACCTTTATTGAGCCAGTGTGGCAGGATACTGAAGCTACAGAAAAGGAGACTGACAGGACCAGTTTTCTTAATGTTCAATATGCAAATAATCCATCTATTTCACAGACTCTCTCGTGGATGACATTGGTACCAAAACTTCAAGACAAAGATACAG AAAATATAGGTCATTTATTGGAAGTCTCTGCCAGAGTGGAATTGTCAAATGTGGTTTACAAGAATTTTCAACGCTTGGAAAAACAGGTCCTGCAATCTGTTCAGAATCTG ATCATGAACAATCTGGTATCATTTTACCTGCCTCTTAAGAAAATTCTTCCTACAGGTGCCAAAAG GGTCAATACTTCAGGATTCAATTTTGCCTATGAGCTGTATTTTGGTCCAAATGGAGAGAACATCCAACACTCTCTACAGATGCACATGAATAGCTTGTCAAACGAGTTGGTGGCTAACATGAGGAATGGACAAGTCCACTTGGTGTCAATATCAGTGAGAG aTGTTGATGAGTGCAAATCTAAGACTGCAGCATGTGGCAAGGAAGCTAACTGTCTAAATACCATTGGTTCATATTTCTGCCAGTGTAAATACGGATTTGATAACTATTCAGTGGGACAAAAGCCCAAGTGCATTGAATTAG ATTCTGGCTTTTGGTCCTCATTTGGCTTGAAGGAAATCTTAATTGCTTCTGCTATATGTGCATTCCTACTTGTGTCATTGGCACTAGCTCTCTGTTTTGTGATGTTTAAAAGATCACGCAAAAACTATCTCAGAACTTGTGACACATATCCAGCTGGTGTATCTggaagaaatttgtcttcagAAGAATTGGAAAGCGAGGAATCGTTATTTATCGTGCGACACAGAAGTGCCAATTATATATCATTCAGAAAATTTCAGCCAATACCTGAAGAAGTGAATGGTCAAGAAACTGATTCAGAAGAGATGATCAACTTGCCTGCAAGAAAAACCTGGCCCGTTGTGAAGCTGCTTCCTTCATGA
- the zgc:66455 gene encoding uncharacterized protein zgc:66455 isoform X1: MYSPSLRMDNLVLSTFSLCVICVVFHQYVANPLWANEETTTESKISPVEEFLNDQTEKPRHDGEITLKTSDAPKVYPGDYLFQVSVGVKFVGANFKESEGIERRVARSIKRLVREKLSTFSSFKELFLLTIKRINAPGLLFVYWLYFSPGGEDIYIPLESRINQLLFKSVSNLRHGKAVTFSVSVEDVDECISGLSMCDLEANCLNAFGYYSCQCTKGFEDPSSTASSTGCVKNVKPETERFSSPITSALKNCHMTIEGDSSKCLSPAYPCVYDEYLCNWTATQISVTTNIEADGKPHTGQPINLLSGEATEPISQDYERRWSGTNLQEFAQPTTERGSIWKSTKESNYFLVSNHGVQVSAKHHTSDFENVHLCNYLCTQPSRRNSKGLPSTLFEFSSVLTPSVFHAGFPGSAPSEGMMYRGNSVEFNRLEGILTDLLESFDSTERWMAMESKLVVSDDWASTSWNVVENLECEHLGHKRTLPLKTLQTFTNMQSKTEHHELWEPTSLLATANSGMRESEMVYSVSLDRMVSSLLTASFHTHIWTKAKSQDLYVYKGGLQTSIYQTYERTVQLIAPTHVYTSLKINSSTVTGNESWNYELEWLKTQIVSSGTFIEPVWQDTEATEKETDRTSFLNVQYANNPSISQTLSWMTLVPKLQDKDTENIGHLLEVSARVELSNVVYKNFQRLEKQVLQSVQNLIMNNLVSFYLPLKKILPTGAKRVNTSGFNFAYELYFGPNGENIQHSLQMHMNSLSNELVANMRNGQVHLVSISVRDVDECKSKTAACGKEANCLNTIGSYFCQCKYGFDNYSVGQKPKCIELDSGFWSSFGLKEILIASAICAFLLVSLALALCFVMFKRSRKNYLRTCDTYPAGVSGRNLSSEELESEESLFIVRHRSANYISFRKFQPIPEEVNGQETDSEEMINLPARKTWPVVKLLPS; the protein is encoded by the exons ATGTATTCTCCAAGTCTTAGAATGGACAATTTGGTTCTTTCTACTTTTAGTCTGTGTGTGATTTGTGTAGTTTTTCACCAGTATGTGGCTAATCCTCTTTGGGCAAATGAAGAAACTACAACAGAAAGCAAAATCTCTCCTGTGGAA gAATTTTTGAATGATCAAACTGAAAAACCAAGGCATG aTGGAGAGATCACTCTCAAAACATCTGATGCACCAAAAGTGTATCCTGGAG ACTATTTGTTTCAAGTATCTGTTGGAGTGAAGTTTGTTGGTGCAAATTTCAAAGAATCTGAAGGGATAGAGAGAAGAGTTGCAAGATCTATAAAAAGACTG GTTAGAGAAAAGCTTTCAACATTTTCATCATTTAAAGAGTTATTCCTTCTAACTATTAAGAG GATCAATGCCCCAGGCCTGCTCTTTGTCTATTGGTTATATTTCAGTCCTGGGGGAGAAGATATCTACATTCCCCTTGAGAGTAGGATAAACCAACTATTGTTCAAGTCTGTATCTAATTTGCGACATGGAAAAGCTGTAACATTTTCAGTATCTGTTGAAG ATGTGGATGAATGCATCTCTGGGCTTTCCATGTGTGATCTTGAAGCCAACTGTTTGAATGCTTTCGGTTATTATTCTTGTCAATGCACCAAGGGATTTGAAGacccatcttcaactgcttctaGCACCGGCTGTGTCAAGAATGTGAAACCAG AAACGGAAAGATTTTCATCTCCAATCACTTCTGCATTGAAGAACTGTCATATGACCATAGAGGGAGACTCCAGCAAATGTCTTTCTCCAGCTTACCCTTGTGTTTATGATGAGTACCTTTGCAACTGGACTGCCACA CAGATTTCTGTTACAACAAACATTGAAGCTGATGGAAAACCACACACAGGCCAACCTATAAATTTGCTCAGTGGTGAAGCTACAGAACCAATATCTCAGGATTATGAGAGAAGATGGAGTGGTACTAATTTGCAGGAATTTGCCCAACCAACAACTGAAAGAGGCAGCATTTGGAAATCCACTAAGGAAAGCAACTACTTTCTAGTTTCCAACCATGGAGTACAAGTATCTGCTAAACACCATACATCAGACTTTGAAAATGTCCATCTGTGCAATTATCTTTGCACACAGCCATCCAGAAGGAACTCCAAAGGACTTCCTTCTACTCTGTTTGAATTCTCCAGTGTATTGACACCATCAGTTTTCCATGCAGGTTTTCCTGGAAGTGCACCTTCAGAGggaatgatgtacagagggaattcTGTAGAGTTTAACAGATTGGAAGGAATTTTAACAGATCTCCTAGAATCATTTGACTCTACTGAAAGGTGGATGGCAATGGAGAGTAAGCTTGTTGTGTCTGATGATTGGGCTTCAACTAGCTGGAATGTAGTTGAAAATCTTGAATGTGAACATTTGGGGCATAAAAGGACATTGCCATTAAAAACCTTGCAGACATTTACCAACATGCAAAGCAAAACTGAACACCATGAGTTGTGGGAGCCTACGAGCTTACTGGCAACTGCCAATTCTGGAATGAGAGAATCTGAAATGGTCTACTCAGTTAGTCTTGATAGAATGGTATCATCTTTATTAACTGCCTCATTCCACACCCATATATGGACGAAAGCTAAATCCCAGGATTTGTATGTATACAAGGGTGGTTTACAGACTTCTATTTATCAAACCTATGAAAGAACTGTACAACTAATTGCACCAACCCATGTATACACATCACTGAAAATAAACTCCAGCACGGTGACTGGAAATGAGTCCTGGAATTATGAATTGGAATGGTTAAAAACGCAGATCGTCAGTAGCGGGACCTTTATTGAGCCAGTGTGGCAGGATACTGAAGCTACAGAAAAGGAGACTGACAGGACCAGTTTTCTTAATGTTCAATATGCAAATAATCCATCTATTTCACAGACTCTCTCGTGGATGACATTGGTACCAAAACTTCAAGACAAAGATACAG AAAATATAGGTCATTTATTGGAAGTCTCTGCCAGAGTGGAATTGTCAAATGTGGTTTACAAGAATTTTCAACGCTTGGAAAAACAGGTCCTGCAATCTGTTCAGAATCTG ATCATGAACAATCTGGTATCATTTTACCTGCCTCTTAAGAAAATTCTTCCTACAGGTGCCAAAAG GGTCAATACTTCAGGATTCAATTTTGCCTATGAGCTGTATTTTGGTCCAAATGGAGAGAACATCCAACACTCTCTACAGATGCACATGAATAGCTTGTCAAACGAGTTGGTGGCTAACATGAGGAATGGACAAGTCCACTTGGTGTCAATATCAGTGAGAG aTGTTGATGAGTGCAAATCTAAGACTGCAGCATGTGGCAAGGAAGCTAACTGTCTAAATACCATTGGTTCATATTTCTGCCAGTGTAAATACGGATTTGATAACTATTCAGTGGGACAAAAGCCCAAGTGCATTGAATTAG ATTCTGGCTTTTGGTCCTCATTTGGCTTGAAGGAAATCTTAATTGCTTCTGCTATATGTGCATTCCTACTTGTGTCATTGGCACTAGCTCTCTGTTTTGTGATGTTTAAAAGATCACGCAAAAACTATCTCAGAACTTGTGACACATATCCAGCTGGTGTATCTggaagaaatttgtcttcagAAGAATTGGAAAGCGAGGAATCGTTATTTATCGTGCGACACAGAAGTGCCAATTATATATCATTCAGAAAATTTCAGCCAATACCTGAAGAAGTGAATGGTCAAGAAACTGATTCAGAAGAGATGATCAACTTGCCTGCAAGAAAAACCTGGCCCGTTGTGAAGCTGCTTCCTTCATGA
- the zgc:66455 gene encoding uncharacterized protein zgc:66455 isoform X4: MCDLEANCLNAFGYYSCQCTKGFEDPSSTASSTGCVKNVKPETERFSSPITSALKNCHMTIEGDSSKCLSPAYPCVYDEYLCNWTATQISVTTNIEADGKPHTGQPINLLSGEATEPISQDYERRWSGTNLQEFAQPTTERGSIWKSTKESNYFLVSNHGVQVSAKHHTSDFENVHLCNYLCTQPSRRNSKGLPSTLFEFSSVLTPSVFHAGFPGSAPSEGMMYRGNSVEFNRLEGILTDLLESFDSTERWMAMESKLVVSDDWASTSWNVVENLECEHLGHKRTLPLKTLQTFTNMQSKTEHHELWEPTSLLATANSGMRESEMVYSVSLDRMVSSLLTASFHTHIWTKAKSQDLYVYKGGLQTSIYQTYERTVQLIAPTHVYTSLKINSSTVTGNESWNYELEWLKTQIVSSGTFIEPVWQDTEATEKETDRTSFLNVQYANNPSISQTLSWMTLVPKLQDKDTENIGHLLEVSARVELSNVVYKNFQRLEKQVLQSVQNLIMNNLVSFYLPLKKILPTGAKRVNTSGFNFAYELYFGPNGENIQHSLQMHMNSLSNELVANMRNGQVHLVSISVRDVDECKSKTAACGKEANCLNTIGSYFCQCKYGFDNYSVGQKPKCIELDSGFWSSFGLKEILIASAICAFLLVSLALALCFVMFKRSRKNYLRTCDTYPAGVSGRNLSSEELESEESLFIVRHRSANYISFRKFQPIPEEVNGQETDSEEMINLPARKTWPVVKLLPS; this comes from the exons ATGTGTGATCTTGAAGCCAACTGTTTGAATGCTTTCGGTTATTATTCTTGTCAATGCACCAAGGGATTTGAAGacccatcttcaactgcttctaGCACCGGCTGTGTCAAGAATGTGAAACCAG AAACGGAAAGATTTTCATCTCCAATCACTTCTGCATTGAAGAACTGTCATATGACCATAGAGGGAGACTCCAGCAAATGTCTTTCTCCAGCTTACCCTTGTGTTTATGATGAGTACCTTTGCAACTGGACTGCCACA CAGATTTCTGTTACAACAAACATTGAAGCTGATGGAAAACCACACACAGGCCAACCTATAAATTTGCTCAGTGGTGAAGCTACAGAACCAATATCTCAGGATTATGAGAGAAGATGGAGTGGTACTAATTTGCAGGAATTTGCCCAACCAACAACTGAAAGAGGCAGCATTTGGAAATCCACTAAGGAAAGCAACTACTTTCTAGTTTCCAACCATGGAGTACAAGTATCTGCTAAACACCATACATCAGACTTTGAAAATGTCCATCTGTGCAATTATCTTTGCACACAGCCATCCAGAAGGAACTCCAAAGGACTTCCTTCTACTCTGTTTGAATTCTCCAGTGTATTGACACCATCAGTTTTCCATGCAGGTTTTCCTGGAAGTGCACCTTCAGAGggaatgatgtacagagggaattcTGTAGAGTTTAACAGATTGGAAGGAATTTTAACAGATCTCCTAGAATCATTTGACTCTACTGAAAGGTGGATGGCAATGGAGAGTAAGCTTGTTGTGTCTGATGATTGGGCTTCAACTAGCTGGAATGTAGTTGAAAATCTTGAATGTGAACATTTGGGGCATAAAAGGACATTGCCATTAAAAACCTTGCAGACATTTACCAACATGCAAAGCAAAACTGAACACCATGAGTTGTGGGAGCCTACGAGCTTACTGGCAACTGCCAATTCTGGAATGAGAGAATCTGAAATGGTCTACTCAGTTAGTCTTGATAGAATGGTATCATCTTTATTAACTGCCTCATTCCACACCCATATATGGACGAAAGCTAAATCCCAGGATTTGTATGTATACAAGGGTGGTTTACAGACTTCTATTTATCAAACCTATGAAAGAACTGTACAACTAATTGCACCAACCCATGTATACACATCACTGAAAATAAACTCCAGCACGGTGACTGGAAATGAGTCCTGGAATTATGAATTGGAATGGTTAAAAACGCAGATCGTCAGTAGCGGGACCTTTATTGAGCCAGTGTGGCAGGATACTGAAGCTACAGAAAAGGAGACTGACAGGACCAGTTTTCTTAATGTTCAATATGCAAATAATCCATCTATTTCACAGACTCTCTCGTGGATGACATTGGTACCAAAACTTCAAGACAAAGATACAG AAAATATAGGTCATTTATTGGAAGTCTCTGCCAGAGTGGAATTGTCAAATGTGGTTTACAAGAATTTTCAACGCTTGGAAAAACAGGTCCTGCAATCTGTTCAGAATCTG ATCATGAACAATCTGGTATCATTTTACCTGCCTCTTAAGAAAATTCTTCCTACAGGTGCCAAAAG GGTCAATACTTCAGGATTCAATTTTGCCTATGAGCTGTATTTTGGTCCAAATGGAGAGAACATCCAACACTCTCTACAGATGCACATGAATAGCTTGTCAAACGAGTTGGTGGCTAACATGAGGAATGGACAAGTCCACTTGGTGTCAATATCAGTGAGAG aTGTTGATGAGTGCAAATCTAAGACTGCAGCATGTGGCAAGGAAGCTAACTGTCTAAATACCATTGGTTCATATTTCTGCCAGTGTAAATACGGATTTGATAACTATTCAGTGGGACAAAAGCCCAAGTGCATTGAATTAG ATTCTGGCTTTTGGTCCTCATTTGGCTTGAAGGAAATCTTAATTGCTTCTGCTATATGTGCATTCCTACTTGTGTCATTGGCACTAGCTCTCTGTTTTGTGATGTTTAAAAGATCACGCAAAAACTATCTCAGAACTTGTGACACATATCCAGCTGGTGTATCTggaagaaatttgtcttcagAAGAATTGGAAAGCGAGGAATCGTTATTTATCGTGCGACACAGAAGTGCCAATTATATATCATTCAGAAAATTTCAGCCAATACCTGAAGAAGTGAATGGTCAAGAAACTGATTCAGAAGAGATGATCAACTTGCCTGCAAGAAAAACCTGGCCCGTTGTGAAGCTGCTTCCTTCATGA